The window ttcaactgagtaaatttgaggATCTAATTGGTTTTATTAAACAATTCATGAAACGGGCAGCAAGCAGAAGGGAACTCCAAGGAGCTGTACAAAGTGGAAGGGTTTTATAGGAAGGTGGGAAGGCAAGGAAATTACTagcaaaagaaatggaaggattgTTCCAGGCAAGGTCACTTCCTTGATGCTGATCAGAAAATCCCTGACTAGTGAAGACTGCATTTCTgggggaggttgaaactgcaTGAGGTTAGGTATTAAGCTCCAGTTTGATGGGCCTAAGGACACCATTTTGGAActatggtgtgttttttttttgttttgttttttgttttgtttttttgtttttaacagttcTGAGATTCAGCCTGGGAGTCAGGATTTCTGAAACCGCCCCCAGGGTGGTTCGAATGCCCAGCCAATGCTGAAGAACCTCTGCTTTACTCTGTCCCTGAAACCCCTCTCAAAGTCTGCCAGCTTTGGGACCCTCAGTCTCTCAGAGCCTCAGTCATCTGGGCTATAAAATGGGTGGTTAATAAGatggtttaggaaaaaaaaaatgcgtTTAGGGCCTTGCTGTTTAACGGGTACTCCGTGGACCAGCAGCAGATCCAGTCTTCATGAATCTGGACCCACATTCTGATAAGCTGCCTGGTGATTTGTTTGAAAATCGACTGAGATAATATTATAGTTCATTAGCATATGTAATTACATAATGAATTATATGTCAAGACTATAACTGATGAGAGAAAAACTGTCTGAAGGCCTGAAATATGAGACAAGTTATTTTAACTTTCCTTCTAAGCCAACATGACTGTATATAAACTTTGTTCAGACCAGAAGCCTGATTTATGGTCCACCACACATGCATTGTACATCTGCATTGTGAATGAATAGCCTGAAGGAAAACCATCTTACCCTTGAGATATCCATCAATGTTCCCCTACTCCCTGAATTCCTTTCTGATAAAATTCGTGATTCCTGCCTATATGCTAATCTATAATCTTTTGAGCTTTTACAAGATGTATGTAACCCTGTAAAAACTGTTCATTCTCTGAAACATTCTcttccctgtgagaagcctgttTCCTTGGCAGCTGTCCTAACTTGGGCtcaaataaaattcttacttttagagattttaaaaggTTTGTTTGATTTGCGTTGACATAACAGTCTTGTGTGTGACAGGCAATCCTACACAttcactgagtgaatgaatgagtgacccCTTGATTCAGATGTGATTGTTACTTTACACCTAAGGAAACAAAGGCTCAGGTGGCTATTATGTCAGCTGGTCAAACTAGGAAAATGCTGAGGGTTCTGAGCAGGGTGTTTGCAGGGACAGCAAGAGGAGAAGGTTCCCAGGGACATGAAGTCCAAGACACCGAATTGCACCTTTGGTTCTGGGAGGAGGGGCTTTTCATCTTCATATTCCCTCAGGGAAGAGAAACACATTTTGGTTAGAGAGACCCAGGAGGTCTAACCCTGAGTCTCCACTGACAACTTTTACATATCCCCCAAATAAACAGGTTTACCCTCATAttcatccacaaatatttatgaaacctGCCTATGTGCTTAGTGCCATGTAAAATGGAGTTGTCCCTTCTTTAAAGCAATTGACATTGACAATTTAAAATCCACaatggggggacacctgggtggcacagggtgtgatcctggagtcccaggatcgagttctggagtcccacattgggctccctgtgaggagtctgcttctccctctgtgtctctgcttctctctgtgtctctcaggaataaataaataaaatctttaaaaatcaaatcaaacccacagtggggaagagggggagcctggctggctcagccagtagagtaTGCAACTTTTGGTTTCTGGGCTATGAGTTCTCACCTTGGACATAATGctgacatacatacatatatatgtacatacatacataaaatcccAATGGGGGATAAGGtctgaggaggggagggagaccaGTTTGCACTATTATGTGATTGAGGAAGTCTTCTCCAAGAGGTAATATATAAGGTTTTGGGACGGAAGAATAAGGaagtttaaggaagaaaaatttaaagattttggaagaaggaaaagagccCTCTGGTTGTCCTTTTGCTGACATGCTGGAGCCTTGGGGATTATCTGGTTTGATGTAGTTTAAAAGGTTCTTCTTTGCCCTTAAACTGTTTTACAGCTTGCTGGATTATAGATAAAGTGTAGCTACACAAATAATCCTAATCTATACATATGCAAATAAATCCTGTCTAGTGGAAGGACACATTCCACCACAAAGGAAAAAGCCAGTTTTATATCTATTTGTAAATTCATTTTGACATTTCTTTACTCCATATAAATGTGTGgctctgtatattttcttttgaaccAGCTGTGGCAACTGTCTGGTTCCCCCATTAATTAAtgagctaaataaaatctttgacataTGTTCATTTGTTATCTATACAAGAGTTGTGATTTTTATCATCTCTCAACATTTATGCTTTAACAAGAACAAGTAGAAGTCAGCCCATGGtctaggcagggagagaagcaggtgcaAAGGCTCTGCCACAGGGAGAGCTCCACGTGGAAGAAGAGGGGTCTTCATGGAGGGTCCCCTGGGGGACCCAGGAATATGCTGGGACCCTGCTTGCAGTTCCCTCAGAGCCTCATACTATAGGAAGCCATTGGAGGGAGGTCTTAGTCAGTGGAATAACTTGGGTCTAATTCATGGTTTGAGATCTTACCCTGCCGCCAGGTGGAGAATGGATCTCAAGAGCAGGACAGGGACAAAAGAATGCTTTTGGAGGCTGCTTCAGCAATCCAGGCAGGAGGGGACTGTTGCCTTGGCTTGTGGGTTGAGGAGGCAAAAAGTCCCTATGAACGGCAAACAAATGGGGATAGAACAGGCAAAAGTCTAAAAGGGGACACTGACATCTGATGTCATTCATAGGATCTATATATGCTCTGGCCTGGGGACACAACAGGGAATTCAGCAGGGCCTGTCTTTCTGACACCTCCGTGTTAGTGGGGCCAGTGAAGGAGGTGCCAGAGAAATCCTGGAAAGAGCTCATTCTGAGCAGGGACGTGAGGGCTGGTGGTTGAAGGCGTGAATTCTGTGGTGTGACCTCAGGAAGTTACTCAATTCTTTTGAGAGTTTCTTTAGCTATAAAATGGAGTTGATAAAAGAGTGCTTTCTTCAAAGCGTTGATTAGACgattgaatgaaataaaagattgTCTGCCCTCAATAAAGGGCAGCTAAGATTATTTCCCAAAGAATAATAAATGCATGGGGCACATACAGATCAttgtaataatataaataacaccAATCTGCATTGGTATAGCACTTCAAATGTTTTTGGACCTTAGGGATAGAGCTGAGACATTAAGTAAGATCTGTATTCGTTTCTTGTggctgctgtagcaaattacCAAAAGTTTGGTGGCCTCAAACaacagagatttttctctctcacagTTCAGAAGTATGAAATCAgtgtgttggcagggttggttccttacAGAGGCTCTGAGGGAAAAACTGTTCATGCTTCTCTCCAAGGAATATCTTCTGGTGGCTGCTAGCAATCCTTGGCTAATCTGTGTCcctcttcacatggccttctctgtgtttctcttccGCTAAGTGTCTCTTAGAAAGACATTTGTCATTGGGGGCGCCTGAGTcgcttagtcggttaagcgtctgccttcagctcgagtcatgatcccagagtcctgggatggaatcccaggatcgagtcccaggatcaagccccacattgggctccctgctcagcggggagtctgcttctccctctgtccctcacccagctcgttttctctctctctctctctcaaatacataaataaaatttaaaaaaaaaataaagacatttgtcACTGGGTTTAGAGCTCATCCTAATTCAGGATGATCTAATCTCAAGATCCTTGGTTCAAAGAATCCTTTGCAAAGGTCTTTTCCCCCAAATAAGGCCACTTTGACAGGTTCTAGGTGGACATATCTTTAGGGAACACCTTCAATCCACTACAGCAcccatatgtatttattttctcatgtcgTGAATCAATTTCTCCAACCCCATCTGCTAATAAGTCCATGCTCTCACCCTGGTTTGGGATGCCACTTTTTTTCCTGTATTGTTTCTATCTGTAGCCAGCCTATGTCCAGGGTTCTGCATTCTATTTATTCATCTGCATGTTTCTCTTGCCACTACCACATTGTTTTTACTGCTGGGCTTTTGTAATATGTCTTAATATTTGGTAGAGTAAGTCCCCACCttgactccattttttaaaaaaatatcttaagtttTCAAGGACcttgattttctatatatatcttAGAATCAGTTTCTGAGTATGTCCTGCCACAATCCCTTGGGATAGTAGCTGGAATCCTAATGACTTTATAGATTAACTTGGAGACAATTGACATTTCTTAGACATTAAGGTCAGTCAATTCATGAATTGACTATGTCCCTCCATTTATTCAGGTCTTCTTTTTATACCCTTTAATAGAATATGAATGGGCTCTCCAAGGAGGTCTTCTATACTCTCTTAGGGTAATTACAGAAGGAAGAGCACTCTACCATTTACAAATGGCACAATTATATATTTCCCCTCTCCCTGAAGTCCTATTATATACAaattacaaaaaaggaaactgaggctaagaaAGATTAAAGGAACCTCCCCAGGGACACACAGTGGTGACAGAGCTGAGACCAGGTCCCCCAGCCTAGTCCCTAGTATGCATGTGGCTTACCACCCACCCTTGCCCCCAGCCTAGCAAAGGTCTAGGTGGACAGATCTGATACCATTCGATCTCTCACTGACAAAGCAAACCTGGGGACATACCAGAGGCTGGCTCCCACTTGATCATTTAAGATCTGCACGAAGAGAGATGTGGCATAGATATAGAGAAGAATGATGAGAACACAGATGGCCTTGACTTGCTGGGCGAGGGCCTGCTTGGATGAACACCTGAAGGCCATCTTGCTTGTCCTGCTGCTCTGGAACCTGGCACTAATGGGCACCTTGGTGGCCCCAAAGCCACAGCCTCCTTCTTGCTTCCTGGCATCCTTATTCCTAACTACGAGGCACAGGCTGATAGAGGCTGGTGTGAGCCTGCTCAGGGTGGCTGAGTCAGGTCCAGGGAGGCACTGGCTAAAAGGGACAGCAGTGGCTGGAAGGGTGGTGGTGACTGCATCTAGGTCTTTGGAGTCTGCCCAGCACAGCTTGGCCCACTCCAGGGGTTTTAGGCCATTGCCCTGCATGGCCTGGGCTACCCGTCACATGGCCATCCACAGCTTATCCAGGCAGCGGAGCAGGAGGGACACTGCCACCTGCTTCAGTACGGCTCGCAGCAGCAGCTCCACATCTTGCTGTTCTCGTGGTGGAAGCTGGATGGGCTGCAGTAGGCCCACTGGGCCATGGAGAGCAAGAATAGGTTTGCCTCCCACTTCATGTGCCGCAGGAGCTGCAGGATGCAGTAGTGGGCTCCATGCATCAGGGTGGTGAGCTGCTGAAGACCCCAGCCCCATGCGATGGTCAGCGGCTGCCACAAGACCCGTTGGATGGGCAGCAGCATCTCCATGCACGGCTTCCTGGCCAGGATGAGGGTGAGCCCCCTGCCTACCTGCAGACTGCTGCACCACAGGATACAGAGGCCCAGCATGTAGACTGAGAGGCAATGGGAGGGAGGCCATATTTGCTATGGTCGCCTGTAACCCCAACAGAGGGGCAGAGAATTTCACCAGGCCTGGGCCACACAGGAGCAGGAGCAAGAGCTGCTGTGCACCCCTGGCCTGTCGGCTCCTGTTCTGTGGGGCATCATCCTGGTAGCTGGTAGTGGAGGAGCAGGGATGGGGTGCCTTCATGACCCAGAGGCTCTGTGCCCAGGCTCCTGCCCCAGGGGCATTGGGCTGTGCTCATGCCACAAGCTCACATTAACTGATCCTCTGGCCCAAATACTCTGTTATCTGGGCCAGGTGGTTTTGCAACAATCAATGACAGCACAAAAGATCAAGATGTGAGCTCATGTCAAAGAGGGAGCATTACTGCTTCAAAGGGACAAAGGGAGGCAGCCTTTGAAAGTAAAACTGTGATGTTCCAGTTTGGGTCCCCTGTGTTCATGCCCTCATGACAAATGTGACCCAGACCTCTGTGCTAGGCCCTGTACTGGGTGTTGAGCATGTAGGAAACGACATGGTCTCTGCCTACAGGAAGCTTTCAGTCTAGTAAGAGAGATGAATGCTGAAACGTTCTCATGTCATTCCCCATTCAGCTCCTCCTCAGGTCCTCTTAACCTTCCACACCTAGGGTTTTACCTGGCTGTAGAGAATATCTGCTCTTTAGGTACCTGAGCAAAGCCTAGGACCCTGTTTTGCTCCTTACTagaagttctattttatttttttcattttttaaaagatcttagagagagcacgtgtgtACACAAGCtagggaggggcggagggagaggaagagaggatctCAACCAGGctcctgctgaacatggagcctgacgtggggctcgattgcaggaccctaagatcataacctgatgcttaacccactaagccacccaggcagccctcttTTCTCTTGATGGTAAAGAGGGAGTTTCTTTTAGGGAGAATAGTCTGTCTAGCACCTTCAGCGATGTCAAACCTTTTAAAAACTCTCCTCATGGTTTTAAATAGTCTTATTTGGCATGTGATGGTGGCTGTCTTGTTCCTCTGTCCTTCACTGATTGTGTGACTTTCTTCAGATTATTTCCTCTTGGCCTAAAACTTAGTTTTCTCTGTGAGAGGGGACAGACAATATGGGTCATAATCCCTTGTTTgcaattctgaaattaaaaacttcttaAGTCATCGGATAGCAAAAACCAAACTGATCTGAATTCTTTAGGCAGCAAAGTCAGCCTTGAACTGATGTGAAGACATTTATATTTATCCCACTCCATGagaatattctctcttttttaaaacagaattaatgTGTTTCATTAAAGAGTTTGGGGAGGATTACATAAGTGTGCACCATATTGCgtgatttatttaaaacatgaaaaaatgctgaGTTTGGAAACACATCTGGCCCCAAAAAGTTCCAATAAGGGACTGAAGACCTGTCAGCGCTGCCCCTCAAGGGAtggtgtgaagattaaatgaaaattttttttttttaaaagaacgaTGTGAGCAACGGCCAGGCccaagaatcaaataaaaagggGGGATGGAGGTGCAAGGTGATAGATGGGAAAGTTTGTGTGCACGCGTGCTCTCCTACATGAAAAAGGGTGGAGGGGTAGCCAGTTAGGACAGAGCccaggtgatcctggagacccgggatcgagtcccacgtcgggctctccgcagggagcctgcttctccctctgcctgtgtctctgcctctctcgctctctctctcatgaataaataattaaaaaaaaaaaaaaaaaaaaaaaaaagacagagccCAGGGTGGCGGCCTCAGGAGTTAATGCCTCATCCCAAGGAAACGACAGGGAGCCATGCGAAGTAACAAGATGACATTTGATTCTTAAAAAGATTTGGAAAGGCAAGCCTGGAGGTAGGGAGAACGCTTAGGAGCCTCCTGGGCCCCGGGGGTGGGAGAGCGTGGGGGCGGGTGCGCAAGCGACATCTGCGAGGgtccctggggctgcagggccaGGCTCCGGGGCTGGGCAGCCGGACCcgtccccgcaggtcctgaggtcgTTTAGGCGCCACAGCGACCCCAGAAGCAGGACCACAGCAGCTGGACACCGGGAGCAGCGGCCGAGATGGGGCTCCGGGGGCGCACGTCGGAAATCAGAACGCACTGAAGGCAGGTTGGGTGTCGGGGAAGCAGCTTTGGGCTGGGAGCCAGGAAACCGGGCTTTCGCTCTTTTCTTTCCAACTTTGAGCAGGTGGCAGCGGGGCAACTCGTCCCAGCTCAGCGTGCCCGCCAAACGGCAACACCGCAGATCCGCTGCGTGGGACGGAACCCGGAGAGGCGTGTGCGGGCGCTTCGGCACTGAAACCCGCAGCCGGGTTATCCAATCCTAGAGGTGACTGCATCTCACAGGAAAAAGACGCAGCCGCGTAGCTTCAGCGTAACGGCGTCTTCGACCAAATTTGGCAGCTACCCAAACCCCTACAGTCGTCGCGCTCCAAAGCTCTGCCAGCGTTTCCGCGACGCTTCGCGAAGTTTGAACCCAGCCGCTTGCCGTAGTTTCTAGTCCCCGCCCCCCGTGGACGGCGTCCCGCTCCGAAGCAAACGCTAGGCGAGGACGAGCGAGCGTGGAAATGGCGGCCTGCACCCGCCCCCCGACCCAGCGTCCCCCGCGGGCGCGCGCTCGTACGCCGGAAGGGGCGGGCCCAGGCCGGGCTATATAAATGACTGGTCGCTCGTGGCCCGACCTCTACCGGCTGTACTGGGCGGCACGATGGTACGTATCATGGCGGTTTCCTCCTCGTTGGCGCGGCGGTGGGGCTCAATCCGCGGCGCAGCGCCGCCATCTCACctcggcgggggccgggggcctgcTCCAAGAGCGCGGGGCGCTTAGCGCGATCCGCAGTGAGGCCTATTTTCTGAAAACGCGTGAGGCTTGTGGTTGGTTTGGGGCCCGCCAGGCGGCTGGCGAACGCCCGCGGGGCGGGCTCCGGTATGGAGGTCTCGAGTCCCGGATAATACCTGGGGCTCGAGCTCACTGAGTTGGTGCTAGTGTAAGCTGGAGTTCGTAGGTACGTGGGCCGGGAGGACCTTGAGTCGGGGCGCTGGGCTTGTGCCGGCACGTGGGAGGGGAGCCCGGGCTGGGGTTGCCGAGGCCCCGCGCTGACCTGCGTGGGAGGCCGGTACCACCCGTGAGGTGAGGCCTCGAGTCCTAGGAGCCACAGATGATGAACTTTCTGACGGGCGGACAGATCCTCTGTGCTGATTGTCACGTTCTGATTTGGCTCTGTGGTGGCCTTCGTGTCTGGGGCCGGCGGGGAGCCCCTTGGTCCCCGCAGCCCCCTTGTCAGGATCTGGGCTGACTGGATGGCAGAGGCACCTGTGACTTAATGACCTCACCTGGTGTGCTTTTGGCCCATTTGGAGAAGGGGAGGTTCCATCTTAAAGTTACAAAATGAGGTTTTGAGGTAAAGATTCAGTTTAGGCCGCAGGGCCTTGTGCAAGGTGAACCCAGTCCAGCCCGTAAGCACACTTGTTAGCTGGGGCGCAGGGCCTCTGGCGCGGGCTCGGCATTGTGGAGAATCCTTCGCCACTGAGGCAAGCCCGGCATCAGGAGTGAGCTACATAAGAGGGGTTGGGAGTGCTCATGTTATCTTTTCTCCCAGTCCCACAGGAAGTTCTCCGCTCCCAGGCATGGGTCCCTGGGCTTCTTGCCTCGGAAACGCAGCAGCCGCCACCGTGGGAAGGTGAAGAGCTTCCCCAAGGATGACTCTTCCAAGCCTGTCCACCTCACAGCCTTCCTGGGCTACAAGGCCGGCATGACTCACATCGTGCGGGAGGTGGACCGGCCAGGATCCAGTGAGTACAAGCGGGATCCTTCACGCTGGTTGGGGGTGGCCTGGACGGTAGTCCCGAGAGGGCAGACTTGACGGGGTGGGAATCCCCATGGGGTTTGATTAACACTAAAGACTGCGGGTGGCTGGTGTTGCTTTAGGTGGGGGGATGTACTGAAGTCAGCGTTACGagtaaattttttaactttttctaagAGTGCtcagagtgagcagggggagagagaaagcagactccccactgaccagggagcccaatccccggaccctgggatcatgacctgaggtaaaggcagatgcttaaccaactgagccacgcaagtGCCCCAGAGATTTGTGATAGATGAGAATTAAAACGAGCCAGCGAAAGAGTTTTGTTGAGTTAGAATTCTAATGTATGGAGTAAGGACAAGCCTGGGAGTCTAGACGGCCTGTAAGGACCCCATTTCTGAAAAGTCCCCTGCTAGCTGAAGCTGGTTGCACTCTTGACCCAGATGGGGATTTCACACTTCTGCAAAAACGCTTATTCCTTATTGGGGATTTAGCTGTCCCACTCAAGTCTGACCACTCTTTTTGGCAGAGGTGAACAAGAAGGAAGTGGTGGAGGCTGTGACCATTGTGGAGACCCCACCCATGGTGGTTGTGGGCATCGTTGGCTATGTGGAAACCCCTCGAGGCCTCCGTACCTTTAAGACCATCTTTGCTGAGCACATCAGTGACGAATGCAAAAGGCGCTTCTATAAGAACTGGTAAGGGACAAGGAGGCCGTGCACTCTGGATGAGGAGAGCAAGTACCCTGTGCTGGGCTTCACTCTGGTGGGGAAGAGCTGCTCTGGTGTCTGGTTTAGTTGCCAGAACAAATTGTGAGGGCAGACCTTGAGCAGCACCTCTAGACCTTCACGTTCAGCTTAGTGTTAGGTGTTGGGTGAGGACTCTTGGTATTCAGTGTTCTTAGTTGCTGGGAGGTGTTTAGAAACTGAGGGGTGCAGTGTAACACTCCCCAGTCCTTCTGTCCAGGAGTGTGGTTGGGTTAATGGCTAAGCCGGAGCAAGAATTAGTGTGTATTTGAATGCTTGTGACTTGCATTAATTTTGTGGACCTCTGCTCAGCTCCGCTCGGCTCTGCCCGATGAGCTCCATCCAGGCTCCGCTTGCCGGTGGAAAAGGCTCCTTAGAAGCCGGCAATGAGCCCCATCCCCATGTGGTGCCAGTGTGCCTTCCACTCGCCCCTTTGGAGGGGTGATGAAGGCCTGCACCCGGCCCCGTCCCCAACTCTGCTCTGCTCCTGAAGGCATAAGTCTAAGAAGAAGGCCTTCACCAAATATTGCAAGAAGTGGCAGGATGACGATGGCAAGAAGCAGCTGGAGAAGGACTTCAACAGCATGAAGAAGTATTGCCAGGTGATCCGTGTCATCGCCCACACCCAGGTGAGCACCCCACAAGGTGCACAAAAGGAAGGTGACTGCCCCACAGCTTGGGGTATCAGATGGCACCTTGTTACCTGCTGTGAATTGATCCCTTTTCTCACACTGACCTTGTGTGGTCTCAGGATTTAAAGTCTGGATGCATGGGCCAGTAAGCAGCCTGGGGGTTGCTCAAAGTTCCACAGCAGCACAGTGCAGCCAGCGCCTGCCCTGCCCCTGATTTCTGGGGCCAGGTTAAGACAGTTGGTCTGAGAAGGAAGCCTGTGGTGCCTCTAGGCTTGTGGGTTGGTTTTTCTGATGCCAGCAGAGGGCAGTGTGTCTCTAGTCTTTATTGAAGCCGTGCCCCATTTTAGGAAAAGGGGCTGAAGGAACGCAGAACTCCTTAACTGTAAAATGCATAGCTGAGAGGAGTCTGGAGGAGGACCCTTGTCATTTACCCTGAAAATCTTATTTGCTATGAACTGAATAAGTCTTTGCCTGACTGGGTTAGAATGACTATTTCTTCTCTACAGTTGATCCGAGCTGTCATTCTAGGTTTACATCTTATTCCCAAGGGTTCAGTTTCCCTGGGGTTAGCAATGACTGGATCAGCTCAGATTTGTAATCTGACCATTTCTGAAGAAAATTCTATAGAACAGCACTGGGCCACCTTTAATGAAAAGCTTTAGGCTTGAATATTTTTCCCTTAATCTTTGCAGCTTCTATTCCGACCGAGGTGCTATTCCACTTTCCCACAGTGTATGAGTTGGAAAGGGGACTTGTACCCAGTGGGGAGTTAACACAGGAAGGCGGCTTCATTTTTGCCAATGGGGAAACATGAGGTTCAAGGTTGCCAAACTGTTCTGCCCACCCTGACTTCCTTCCCATGGAAGATCTCGAAGCTCAGGGATCTGAGCTGTATTGGTTCCCTCCTAGATGCGCCTGCTTCCTCTGCGCCAGAAGAAGGCCCACCTCATGGAGATCCAGGTGAACGGAGGCACAGTGGCCGAGAAGCTCGACTGGGCCCGTGAGAGGCTGGAGCAGCAGGTGCCTGTGAACCAGGTGTTTGGGCAAGATGAGATGATTGATGTCATCGGTGTCACCAAGGGCAAAGGCTACAAAGGTGAGTTTGCGATGGCCCAGGTTGCCATAAAACTCAGGGCTTCCATGTCTGGAGCTTTGGTGATGAGGCTCTGGAATAAGCACTGGCACGTGGCTGGAGTAAGATTGTGCAGGAATTTGTCTCCTTGCCTGACTTCTGAGAACAGCCTTGTGGCCAGGTGGGAGGGAAATATGGAGGGCTGGGAGAGAATTCTGGCCATACTTAAGAACCCTTTTGCCACATGCAGCCCactgcaggaggcagaggggaccTGGAAATTGAGTCCCTCCTCACTGGCTTCTGCCAGTGAGGAACTTGGTGAATGCTGTGAAGTGCACGTGTTCCCATTCTAGTTCTGGGCTGATTCTCCCAAGACTTTTTGTTACAGGTTTGAGAACAGGTTTATGTCTAGGCAGGTAATAAACCTGAGGAAAtgtgagaggagggggaggacatGGGTATTTGAGGGTAACGTATGTTAAACCCACCTGTCCCTCAAACTGATCTAGTTAGTAGCTGTTGAATGTTCATATACAAGCACCACAAATGCATAAACTCACATTGGGTGTTTATGACAGGAAAGAGGCCAATGGCGCAAGTGCCAGACAGCCTGAAACAAGCTTGTGTTTTTTTCAGGGGTCACCAGCCGCTGGCACACCAAGAAGCTACCCCGCAAAACCCACCGGGGCCTGCGCAAGGTTGCCTGTATTGGAGCCTGGCATCCTGCCCGAGTGGCCTTCTCTGTGGCTCGGGCTGGGCAGAAAGGCTACCATCACCGCACTGAGATCAACAAGAAGGTGAGGTGCCAAGGAGGGAGTTCCCCTTGACGCTGAGAAGGGAAAGACTAGGCCGGTGTTGGGAGTAGCACTCCTCAGTTGGTAGGGGAGCTTCTGGAATGCATATGCACTTGAGCTGCTCATCTTTTCTGATGGGCATGGTTTTTGGTTCCTGGGTGTGATCTGTAAGGTGTAGTTTATTGAAGGTGGCTCTGGTGTAGCTGACCCCCAGAGTGCCCTGGGTAGAGAGCCTTTGCCTCGGGGGTTTGGGGAGGCCCCTGGGCTTTGTTTCCATCAGATGGTAGTGTCTCAGCCCAGCTGATTTGCTCTCTGCCCCAAGCCTGGGGTACCCCGTCATTAGGACTGGTAGCTATTTTTTCCAGAGTCCTTGGCAGATTAGCCTGCTGCTGGGTTTGATGCCACTTGTCTGCATTGGTTGTCCTTCCTGCAGCTAGCCTGCCTAGGGACACCTGAGTATTCCCCCTTGCAGTGTGAAAACGTTCCTTTCATTTAGATATACAAGATTGGCCAGGGCTATCTCATCAAGGATGGCAAGCTGATCAAGAACAACGCTTCCACTGATTACGATCTGTCTGACAAGAGCATCAACCCCCTGGTGAGTAGCCTGCGAGGTCTTCTGAGCCCCCAAAGCCCTGGCTCTTGTGGGGGAATTCCCCCTCATTCCTAGGGACTAATCtgctctgggtctcacctgtgCGGTGCAACCCTGGTGCTCTCAGGTCCTGGTTAGCGCATGGAGGCTGTGTTAACTGATCCCTGGTCCTGTGCGCAGATCGCTTCCAGCTGTTAG is drawn from Canis lupus baileyi chromosome 11, mCanLup2.hap1, whole genome shotgun sequence and contains these coding sequences:
- the RPL3 gene encoding large ribosomal subunit protein uL3: MSHRKFSAPRHGSLGFLPRKRSSRHRGKVKSFPKDDSSKPVHLTAFLGYKAGMTHIVREVDRPGSKVNKKEVVEAVTIVETPPMVVVGIVGYVETPRGLRTFKTIFAEHISDECKRRFYKNWHKSKKKAFTKYCKKWQDDDGKKQLEKDFNSMKKYCQVIRVIAHTQMRLLPLRQKKAHLMEIQVNGGTVAEKLDWARERLEQQVPVNQVFGQDEMIDVIGVTKGKGYKGVTSRWHTKKLPRKTHRGLRKVACIGAWHPARVAFSVARAGQKGYHHRTEINKKIYKIGQGYLIKDGKLIKNNASTDYDLSDKSINPLGGFVHYGEVTNDFVMLKGCVVGTKKRVLTLRKSLLVQTKRRALEKIDLKFIDTTSKFGHGRFQTVEEKKAFMGPLKKDRIAKEEGA